Proteins encoded by one window of Halobaculum halobium:
- a CDS encoding M24 family metallopeptidase: MATKLPESEFDARLAEVRGRLADTDADAATFFNATSIEYLSGFHHIQTERPVVLAVTQDGLEVTVPRLEVERVEPNPRIDAVHHYFDYPQGNPIETAAEMLEGMGAESVVSDADGAPGVMGYEGPALSEFVEVESQSWVDRMRWEKTDAEVDLVRESAKWANLAHRYLADYTEVGAHPVTVSQNATTDASRAMLDTLGDRYAVRTRGSGPVHAGYISGSETALPHGHTPNERLSEGDVLITGASANIDGYHSELERTMFVGEPSDEQVHYFELMVEAQDIAIGALGPGQSIAGVDEAVHDYFLEQGIEDTAQHHVGHNIGLGGHEPPYIDRGWDDYDHVDEGDETMAPGQIYTIEPGIYTDEYGYRHSDTIAVTENGTEWLTYFPRDLESNIIR; encoded by the coding sequence AACGCGACGAGCATCGAGTACCTCTCCGGGTTTCACCACATCCAGACCGAACGGCCGGTCGTCCTCGCGGTGACCCAAGACGGGCTGGAGGTCACCGTCCCACGGCTGGAGGTCGAGCGCGTGGAGCCGAACCCCCGGATCGACGCGGTCCATCACTACTTCGACTACCCGCAGGGCAACCCCATCGAAACGGCCGCCGAGATGCTGGAAGGGATGGGCGCAGAGTCGGTCGTCAGCGACGCCGACGGTGCGCCCGGGGTGATGGGCTACGAGGGGCCCGCGCTCTCGGAGTTCGTCGAGGTGGAGAGCCAGTCGTGGGTCGATCGGATGCGGTGGGAGAAGACCGACGCCGAGGTCGACCTCGTGCGCGAATCGGCGAAGTGGGCGAACCTGGCGCACCGCTACCTCGCGGACTACACCGAGGTCGGCGCTCATCCGGTGACGGTGAGCCAGAACGCGACGACCGACGCCTCGCGCGCGATGCTCGACACGCTCGGGGATCGCTACGCCGTGCGGACCCGGGGGTCGGGGCCCGTCCACGCCGGCTACATCTCCGGGAGCGAGACCGCCCTTCCTCACGGGCACACCCCCAACGAGCGCCTCTCCGAGGGCGACGTGCTGATAACGGGCGCGTCGGCGAACATCGATGGGTATCACTCCGAGCTGGAACGGACGATGTTCGTCGGCGAACCGAGCGACGAGCAGGTCCACTACTTCGAGCTGATGGTGGAGGCGCAGGACATCGCTATCGGCGCGCTCGGGCCCGGCCAGTCTATCGCCGGCGTCGACGAGGCGGTCCACGACTACTTCCTCGAGCAGGGGATCGAAGACACCGCCCAGCACCACGTCGGCCACAACATCGGCCTCGGGGGCCACGAGCCGCCGTACATCGACCGCGGCTGGGACGACTACGACCACGTCGACGAGGGCGACGAAACGATGGCACCCGGGCAGATTTACACCATCGAACCAGGGATCTACACCGACGAGTACGGCTATCGTCACTCCGACACCATCGCCGTCACCGAGAACGGCACCGAGTGGCTGACCTACTTCCCGCGGGACCTGGAGTCGAACATTATCCGGTAG